A part of Bacteroidota bacterium genomic DNA contains:
- the gap gene encoding type I glyceraldehyde-3-phosphate dehydrogenase, protein MNKIKVAINGFGRIGRCFFRIANNVPEFEIVAINDLTDAKTLAHLLKYDSVHRAFLGEVSYDEHHLIVNGKKIKITAEKDPKNLPWKALGVDFVMESTGHFLDKKSAQLHLDAGAKKVILSAPAKDDDIKTVVLGVNDHLLTKDDVIISNASCTTNCAAPMLKVLEQFTIEEAYISTVHSYTGDQRIHDAPHKDLRRARAAAMSIIPTSTGAAKAITKIFPHLEGKIGGCGMRVPVPDGSLTDITCVLTKIPTVKEINAAYKKAAETDLKGILQYTEDPIVSVDVIGNPYSAVFDADFTSIVGNLVKIIGWYDNEWGYSNRLVDLIIKMNNLK, encoded by the coding sequence ATGAATAAAATTAAAGTAGCCATAAACGGCTTTGGTCGTATAGGCCGTTGTTTTTTCAGGATCGCCAATAACGTACCTGAATTTGAAATTGTAGCCATCAACGATTTAACCGATGCCAAAACACTCGCGCATTTATTAAAATACGACAGTGTGCACCGCGCCTTTTTAGGCGAAGTGAGTTACGACGAGCACCACCTCATTGTAAACGGTAAAAAAATTAAAATCACCGCCGAGAAAGATCCAAAAAACTTACCATGGAAAGCCTTGGGCGTTGACTTTGTAATGGAAAGCACCGGACATTTTTTAGATAAGAAAAGCGCGCAACTGCATTTAGATGCGGGCGCAAAAAAAGTTATTCTATCGGCTCCCGCCAAAGACGACGACATAAAAACAGTAGTGCTTGGTGTAAACGATCATTTGTTAACCAAAGACGATGTCATTATTTCCAACGCGTCGTGCACCACTAACTGTGCTGCGCCCATGTTAAAAGTGTTAGAGCAATTCACCATTGAAGAAGCCTATATCAGCACCGTGCATTCTTATACCGGCGATCAACGTATACACGACGCGCCGCACAAAGATTTAAGAAGAGCCAGAGCAGCCGCCATGAGTATCATTCCCACATCAACAGGCGCAGCCAAAGCCATCACCAAAATATTTCCGCATTTAGAAGGAAAAATTGGAGGATGTGGTATGCGTGTACCTGTGCCCGATGGCTCCTTAACTGATATTACCTGTGTACTCACAAAAATTCCGACTGTAAAAGAAATAAATGCAGCCTATAAAAAAGCAGCAGAGACTGATTTAAAAGGCATTTTGCAATACACCGAAGATCCTATTGTATCCGTTGATGTAATTGGCAATCCTTATAGTGCCGTGTTTGATGCAGATTTTACAAGTATCGTTGGAAATTTGGTGAAGATAATTGGGTGGTACGATAATGAATGGGGATACAGTAACAGGCTCGTTGATTTGATTATTAAAATGAACAATTTGAAATAA
- a CDS encoding site-specific integrase, whose translation MCWYVVHYEKSISDLFKHLKGRAYLNYRDLKENPLVDEVLFIKNPPAEKHSKTILHNEISSETSVKIKLFKQWMRSRRYSDNTILTYCDALLIFLRYYRDKSIYEISNEDLILFNNDYILHNKLSSSFQNQIINAIKLFFSTIENKKLNPELIHRPKRPKALPNVLSKEEVKMILEAHGNIKHKAMLSLIYSCGLRRNELLNLRLKDIDSKRGLVIVRQGKGRKDRIAPLSPKVLDLLREYFKAYKPKEWLFEGQGGKGQYDERSLALVLKQALIKSNINKPVSLHWLRHSFATHLLENGTDLRYIQEILGHSSSKTTEIYTHVSNKSIQKIVSPFDTL comes from the coding sequence ATGTGTTGGTATGTGGTACATTATGAAAAATCAATAAGCGATTTATTTAAACATCTAAAAGGCCGTGCCTATTTAAACTACCGAGACTTAAAAGAAAACCCGTTAGTGGATGAGGTATTATTCATTAAAAATCCGCCTGCGGAAAAACATTCAAAAACGATTTTGCACAACGAAATAAGTTCAGAAACTTCCGTAAAAATAAAACTCTTCAAACAATGGATGCGTTCGCGGCGTTACAGCGACAATACTATCCTTACTTATTGTGATGCCCTTTTAATTTTCTTACGCTATTACAGAGACAAAAGTATTTACGAAATAAGTAATGAGGATTTGATTTTATTTAATAACGACTATATTTTACACAATAAACTATCTTCATCATTTCAGAATCAAATCATCAATGCGATAAAATTATTTTTCAGTACCATAGAGAATAAGAAATTAAATCCGGAATTAATTCATCGTCCGAAACGCCCCAAAGCTTTACCCAATGTATTAAGTAAAGAAGAAGTCAAAATGATATTAGAAGCGCACGGCAACATTAAACACAAAGCCATGCTTTCTCTGATTTACAGTTGCGGATTGCGCCGGAACGAGTTATTGAATTTGCGTTTAAAAGACATTGACTCTAAAAGAGGATTAGTAATTGTGCGGCAAGGTAAAGGACGCAAAGACAGAATAGCTCCTCTCTCTCCAAAAGTATTGGATTTGTTGCGCGAATATTTCAAGGCCTATAAACCGAAAGAATGGTTGTTTGAAGGGCAAGGCGGCAAAGGTCAATATGACGAACGGAGCCTCGCCCTTGTACTAAAACAAGCACTAATTAAAAGCAACATCAATAAACCGGTAAGTTTACATTGGCTGCGTCATAGTTTTGCCACCCATTTATTGGAGAACGGTACCGATTTGCGTTATATACAGGAAATATTAGGACATAGCAGCAGTAAAACTACTGAAATATATACACACGTAAGTAATAAGAGCATTCAAAAAATTGTTTCGCCATTTGATACTTTATAA
- a CDS encoding ORF6N domain-containing protein: protein MKEKKDGILPDEVVLNKIYLLREEKIMLDKDLAILYNVKPFRMREQVKRNAIRFPEHFMFQLTNVETEIMVSQNAIPSVKHLGGHLPYAFTEHGVLMLANVLKSERAINVSIQIIELFVKLRKFNISYEELRRDMERIKEKVSNQDKNIELVFSYIDELTQKKEKRKPKRRIGFK from the coding sequence ATGAAAGAGAAGAAAGATGGAATATTACCGGATGAAGTAGTATTAAACAAAATTTATTTACTGAGGGAAGAAAAAATAATGCTTGACAAAGATCTTGCCATATTATATAATGTTAAGCCCTTTCGTATGCGTGAACAGGTGAAGCGTAATGCTATTCGGTTTCCGGAACACTTCATGTTTCAGCTGACTAATGTAGAGACAGAAATCATGGTATCGCAAAATGCGATACCATCCGTTAAGCATCTGGGTGGCCATTTACCTTATGCGTTTACCGAACATGGCGTATTAATGCTAGCTAACGTGTTAAAGAGTGAACGAGCTATCAATGTAAGTATTCAAATCATTGAATTATTTGTAAAATTGCGTAAGTTCAATATTAGTTATGAGGAATTGCGTCGTGACATGGAAAGAATCAAAGAAAAGGTGAGCAATCAGGATAAGAATATTGAGCTTGTATTTAGTTATATTGATGAGTTAACTCAGAAGAAGGAAAAAAGAAAGCCAAAAAGACGTATAGGATTTAAATAG